The sequence below is a genomic window from Pleurocapsa sp. PCC 7327.
ACAAATACATTATTGTTACTCCGAGATTTCTCAAGAAATAGAAATAACAATTACCCGATTCATAGAAACCGTCAAAGAAGAGCAATTTCAACGTCAATATTTTTATAAAATTTCACTCTCAACTCTACAAGAAAATCTGATTTGTTATTAAGGCTAAAAGTTGGCAATATTTCTATTAAACTACATTGGCGATCGCTAATCTACTAATCTAAAAAGTCTAGCTAATTATCAAGTTAGAGAAAAATCAATCAATTAACTGCGTCACGACCCGCTTACCTGTGTTAAACTTTGGGCGTAAGAGTTATATTCGGCAATGCAGTTCGTTCTCCCTCTATTAGGTAACGTCTCTCCGAATCTAATTCTTGAAATTTTCCGTTCGGAGAGAGAGCATGTCCATCTTTATTGGTAATTTACCTTACGAAGTTAGTGAAGACGACTTAAAACAAGTTTTTGCAGATTACGGAACTGTCAAAAGCGTAAGACTACCGATGGATCGAGAAACAGGTCGCGTTCGCGGTTTCGCTTTTGTGGAAATGGACACGGAAGCTGAAGAAACTGCGGCTATTCAAGCCTTGGATGGGGCTAAGTGGATTGGGCGTAGCTTAAAAGTTAGCAAAGCCAGACCTCGCGAAGATAAACGGTCGTCTTTTAGCGACAGAGGCAACCAGAAGTATTCTCGCCGCTACTAAGACTTTTCTTGGCGTACTAAAAACCCAGAGTTTGATAATATATTCACTAAAAGCTGGCAGTTTGATTAGTACGTTTTTTATCGTAGCAGTATTTTTTTAAACTTCTCAATTGAACTCGGACAGTTGTTGCTCCGAGTTTTTTTTAGTCAAACTGTTAAACTTGAAGTAATTTCGATAAGAAATCATTCCAATTAAAGATATCAATCTAAACTCGTTATTATAGAAAATAAAAAACTTTAGTAGCCGATCGCTATTAGGAGTCACTCAGACAGATGACACAAACAACTCAGACCCAATCAAAAGGAATTCAACTGTCACAAGCAGCACTCAATCACGTTCTTAAACTGCGGCAACAACAAGGAAAAGACCTCTGTTTGCGAGTTGGCGTTCGTCAGGGCGGGTGTTCTGGCATGTCTTACATGATGGATTTTGAAGACGTTAGTAAGATTACCGAACACGATGAAGTATTTGATTATGATGGTTTTAAGATCGTGTGCGATCGCAAGAGTCTTCTTTATCTCTACGGTCTAATGCTCGATTACAGCGATGCCATGATTGGCGGTGGATTCCAATTCACCAACCCAAACGCTTCTCAAACCTGTGGTTGCGGTAAATCCTTTGGCGTATAGCCTCATTGGCTTTTGTTACCCCAATCGCTTATTCTTAGTAATCGGGACAAAACTTATTTGTCTCGATTACTTCAATACAAGCGAAAAAGACTGACATCGGATGACTGACTCGGCTACTTCCCTTCTAGAAAAAGGCATAGAACGCTACAAAGCTGGCGAAAAACCAGAAGATTTAATTCCTGTTTTTCAGGATATATGCGATCGCGCTTCCAAAAATGCAGCAGTGTGGTCGAGTCTAGCTTGGTTATATCTCTTAACCGATAAACCTAAGCTAGCATTAAAAGCTGCTCAGAAAAGCGTTAAACTCGATAGTAGAGCGCCACAAGCCCGCATCAACCTGGCCGTAGCCATGTTGGAGACGGGAACGGCAGGCGTTCGACAACACATTGAAGCAGTCCAACAAATGGTGTCACTCGACGCGCAAATCCGTCAAGATATAGAAGAAAATATTGAAGATGGGTTAACCAGAAAACCTGACTGGAAAAGCCTAGAGCGAGTCAAAAGCTGGTTGCTAACCTCATAAACTAAAGTATCGATCGAGCAGGTATGGGATTCTCTAAAACGCAACTAATCGGTCTTAGGGCTGACGACTTTCGCCATCCCCTAGACCTACAAGCCACAACTGCACTCAAACAATTACCGGGACTAGATATGCTAGTTCGCAGTCTACTCGGTCCGGTAGCGGAACAATTTTTCTATCTCAACAATATCGCCTCTAGCATTCTCGTTGGGGAAAATCAGCTACCCCACCTGCATAAGCTACTGCTAGAAGCCTGTCAAATTCTCGACCTAGAACCGCCTCAGCTATACGTTCAGCAAAACCCCATTCCCAACGCCTACACCTTTGCTATGCGAGGGAAACAGCCTTTTATGGTCTTGCATACCTCACTAATCGAAATGCTGACCCCAGAAGAAATTCAGGCAGTGATGGCACACGAGTTGGGTCATCTCAAATGCGAACATGGGGTTTACCTGACCCTAGTCAATATTGTGGTGTTAGCAGCAGGTTTGCTGCCAAGCTGGGGAACGGTTATCGCTCAGTCTTTAAGAGAACAAATGCTACAATGGGTCAGATGTGCGGAATTTAGCTGCGATCGGGCTGCACTCCTAGCCATTCAAGACCCAAAGGTAGTCATGTCAGTGCTGATGAAGCTGACTGGCGGTTCTCCTACCCTTGCGCCTCAATTAAACTTAGATGCTTTTATCGAACAAGCTAGGGCATACGACGCTATTAGCGAAACCGAATTGGGTCAGATGCTCAAAACAGCTCAAACCGCTCAACTAACCCATCCCGTTCCCGTCCTGCGAGCTAGAGAAATCGATCGCTGGGCAAGCTCTCAAGATTATCAACGCTTGTTGCAACGTCGCCAAATAGAGTATAATCGAAAAGCCGATCCCAAGGGCGGATGGCGAAATTGGTAGACGCAGCAGACTCAAAATCTGCCGCCCTCTAAAGGCATGAGAGTTCGAGTCTCTCTCCGCCCATCGTATTTTCAAAAATTTATTCAAGTTCGGGCTGGCGCGCGAAAACCCAGACCTCGTGCCCTTAGCTTTATTGTGTCATTGGTCATTCGTAAAAAAACAAAGGACAAATGACGAAGGACTTAACAAATAAGGCAACGTCGGGCTTGAGGTGATAAATAAGTATTTATACCAACCGTAATTTTGCGGATACTGGCACAAAATTCCGCTTGCGTAATTCTGTAGTTTTACTGGAGATTTTTCTCCTTCATTCTGAAAAACTTGAATGAAAAGACTTGAGAAACTTCGGGTATGCGCGGGCAAACTAGATTGAGTATCAACAATAACGATGTCATCCTTTATCGCGTAGGCAGCCATTGGAGCGCTAAAGTAATCAATATCAATAAAGAATACGATGGGTTTGTTTCCAAGAAGACAGCGATCGCAATTCTGACCGATTTGTTACCTTATGTTTCTTGCGAAACGCATTTACTTCAAGAATTAAGAGAAATAACCCAGCAATACAAAAAAGACAAACAAGCCAAAAAGCGATCGCGTCCGGTAAAACGCCCTCACGATCGAATT
It includes:
- a CDS encoding RNA-binding protein, whose protein sequence is MSIFIGNLPYEVSEDDLKQVFADYGTVKSVRLPMDRETGRVRGFAFVEMDTEAEETAAIQALDGAKWIGRSLKVSKARPREDKRSSFSDRGNQKYSRRY
- a CDS encoding iron-sulfur cluster assembly accessory protein translates to MTQTTQTQSKGIQLSQAALNHVLKLRQQQGKDLCLRVGVRQGGCSGMSYMMDFEDVSKITEHDEVFDYDGFKIVCDRKSLLYLYGLMLDYSDAMIGGGFQFTNPNASQTCGCGKSFGV
- a CDS encoding M48 family metallopeptidase, with translation MTDSATSLLEKGIERYKAGEKPEDLIPVFQDICDRASKNAAVWSSLAWLYLLTDKPKLALKAAQKSVKLDSRAPQARINLAVAMLETGTAGVRQHIEAVQQMVSLDAQIRQDIEENIEDGLTRKPDWKSLERVKSWLLTS
- a CDS encoding M48 family metallopeptidase, whose translation is MGFSKTQLIGLRADDFRHPLDLQATTALKQLPGLDMLVRSLLGPVAEQFFYLNNIASSILVGENQLPHLHKLLLEACQILDLEPPQLYVQQNPIPNAYTFAMRGKQPFMVLHTSLIEMLTPEEIQAVMAHELGHLKCEHGVYLTLVNIVVLAAGLLPSWGTVIAQSLREQMLQWVRCAEFSCDRAALLAIQDPKVVMSVLMKLTGGSPTLAPQLNLDAFIEQARAYDAISETELGQMLKTAQTAQLTHPVPVLRAREIDRWASSQDYQRLLQRRQIEYNRKADPKGGWRNW